Proteins from one Fusobacterium sp. SYSU M8D902 genomic window:
- the ruvC gene encoding crossover junction endodeoxyribonuclease RuvC has product MRVLGIDPGTAIVGFSILDFENSKFKVIDYGCVYTDKDLPMEERLCKIYSELTEIIKRYQPTDMAIEELFYFKNNKTVISVAQARGVIILCGNQNNLKISHYTPLQVKTGITGYGKAEKKQVQLMVQKILSLGEIPKPDDAADALAIAITHINSINSGFFSRGLNDKLSTKNLPKTKISAKEYRELILNGGN; this is encoded by the coding sequence AGAGTTTTAGGAATAGATCCAGGTACTGCGATTGTAGGTTTTTCTATTCTCGATTTTGAAAACAGTAAGTTTAAAGTTATTGATTATGGGTGTGTGTATACTGATAAGGATCTTCCTATGGAGGAGCGTCTTTGTAAGATCTACTCTGAGCTTACAGAGATAATAAAAAGATATCAACCAACTGATATGGCAATAGAGGAGTTATTCTATTTTAAAAATAATAAAACTGTTATCTCTGTTGCTCAAGCTAGAGGTGTTATTATTCTCTGTGGAAATCAAAATAATCTTAAGATTAGTCACTATACACCTCTTCAAGTAAAAACAGGAATTACAGGATATGGAAAGGCTGAAAAAAAACAGGTACAGCTAATGGTTCAAAAAATCCTCTCACTTGGTGAGATTCCAAAACCAGATGATGCTGCTGATGCTTTAGCCATTGCTATCACACATATCAACTCTATAAATTCTGGTTTTTTCAGTAGAGGTTTAAATGATAAACTCAGCACAAAAAATCTTCCCAAAACTAAGATATCTGCTAAAGAGTATAGAGAACTAATTTTGAATGGAGGTAATTAA
- a CDS encoding nitroreductase family protein, with protein sequence MIIETLKQIRSHRSFCREKISMEALEKMIESTRYASSTKNSQKIRYALINDEELCKQIFSFVKFAGAISWNPTLEEAPTAYILMCSETPLTSITEKNLYFDMGIASHNILLVANELGYGGCIIGAYNRPEVDKLVQLPERYSSHILLALGKPTDKIHIVDAINNETTYYRDENNQHFVPKLSLENISLLKK encoded by the coding sequence ATGATAATTGAAACTTTAAAACAGATCCGTTCTCACAGAAGTTTTTGTAGAGAAAAAATCTCAATGGAAGCTCTTGAAAAAATGATTGAAAGTACAAGATACGCTTCTTCCACTAAAAATAGCCAAAAGATAAGATATGCCCTTATCAATGATGAAGAGCTTTGTAAACAGATATTTTCCTTTGTGAAGTTTGCTGGGGCTATATCTTGGAATCCAACACTTGAAGAAGCTCCAACTGCATATATTTTAATGTGTAGTGAAACACCCCTAACAAGTATAACTGAAAAAAATCTATACTTTGATATGGGAATTGCTTCACACAACATTCTTCTTGTGGCCAATGAGTTAGGATATGGTGGTTGTATTATTGGAGCTTACAATAGACCAGAGGTAGATAAATTAGTTCAACTTCCTGAAAGATACTCTTCACATATCTTACTTGCCTTAGGAAAACCTACAGATAAAATTCATATTGTAGATGCAATTAATAATGAGACAACTTACTACAGAGATGAGAATAATCAGCACTTTGTACCTAAATTATCCCTTGAAAACATTTCTTTACTAAAAAAGTAA
- a CDS encoding GNAT family N-acetyltransferase yields the protein MIRYGIDSDYKRAREIWEECFKDSQEEVDFYFTKLYDKNKFLVLEETGSIRASLHENPYKLNINGKIFPSNYIVGVAVSPQYRGRGYMRKLMEESLKKSYEKGLPLVFLSPINPEIYRGYGFEYITKLNKLSLETKEICFDKIDREFEIVKLEIESSLYSDLISVYDFVMKNRSLYVERDENYYKNWVAEIISDGGDIYMLYSKGIVRGYVALYRGDILTVRELFAKGKREYENLLSFIKTFREYYPKLEIKTPEGERIEYYFKNQKRVYKSENQFIMGRVLDPKKILENLNIKGITFKISIVDDIISDNNRVFSLNESGQVSIVDTDWDIRVKIGDFSLLSLGVLSLEELIFLERIEIKNTQVVTQLIEKNIFKLKLNYIQDYQ from the coding sequence ATGATAAGATATGGAATAGATAGCGATTATAAAAGAGCGAGAGAGATCTGGGAGGAGTGTTTTAAAGATTCCCAAGAAGAGGTGGATTTTTATTTTACTAAACTATATGACAAAAATAAGTTTTTAGTTTTAGAGGAGACTGGAAGTATAAGAGCTTCTCTACATGAAAATCCATATAAGCTAAATATAAATGGGAAAATTTTTCCATCTAACTATATAGTAGGAGTGGCAGTCTCTCCTCAATATAGAGGTAGGGGATATATGAGAAAATTAATGGAGGAAAGTTTAAAAAAAAGTTATGAAAAGGGTTTGCCACTGGTTTTTTTATCTCCAATTAATCCAGAAATCTATAGAGGTTATGGTTTTGAATATATTACAAAGTTAAATAAACTCTCTTTAGAAACTAAAGAGATATGTTTTGATAAGATAGATAGAGAGTTTGAGATTGTAAAATTGGAAATAGAGAGTTCCCTTTATAGTGATTTGATAAGTGTATATGATTTTGTTATGAAAAATAGATCCTTATATGTAGAGAGAGATGAGAACTACTATAAAAATTGGGTAGCTGAGATAATAAGTGACGGTGGAGATATCTACATGCTTTACTCAAAGGGAATAGTAAGAGGATATGTAGCTCTATATAGGGGAGATATATTAACAGTAAGAGAGCTATTTGCAAAGGGAAAGAGAGAGTATGAGAACCTACTTAGCTTTATAAAAACTTTTAGAGAGTATTATCCTAAATTGGAGATAAAAACTCCTGAGGGAGAGAGAATTGAATATTATTTTAAAAATCAGAAAAGAGTCTATAAGAGTGAAAACCAATTTATAATGGGAAGAGTTTTAGATCCTAAAAAAATACTGGAGAATTTAAATATTAAAGGGATAACTTTTAAAATATCTATTGTAGATGATATTATATCTGATAATAATAGGGTTTTTTCTCTAAATGAGAGTGGACAGGTGAGTATAGTAGATACAGATTGGGATATAAGAGTAAAAATAGGAGATTTTTCACTATTGAGTTTAGGAGTGTTAAGCTTAGAAGAGTTAATATTCTTAGAGAGAATTGAGATAAAAAATACTCAAGTTGTAACTCAATTGATAGAAAAAAATATTTTTAAATTAAAGTTAAATTATATACAAGATTATCAATAA
- a CDS encoding thioesterase family protein: MFNFNYKIQKEDINYGGHVGNERALLFFQMARIAFFESLGLSELDLGEGAGVIQKNSFVEYNKQLFLDENISITIKNIEFSKTSFNIFYDIFNENRDIVISGSTLLVCFDYSSHKIKRVPESFKMKTLSLSEEM; encoded by the coding sequence ATGTTTAATTTTAATTATAAAATACAGAAAGAGGATATCAATTATGGTGGACATGTAGGAAATGAGAGAGCTCTTTTATTTTTCCAAATGGCTAGAATAGCTTTTTTCGAGTCTTTAGGTCTAAGTGAGTTGGATTTGGGAGAGGGAGCTGGTGTTATTCAAAAAAATAGTTTTGTAGAATACAACAAACAGCTATTTTTAGATGAAAATATCTCTATAACAATCAAGAATATTGAATTTTCTAAGACAAGTTTCAATATTTTTTATGATATTTTTAATGAAAATAGGGACATTGTTATAAGTGGATCTACTCTTTTAGTTTGTTTTGATTATTCAAGTCATAAAATAAAAAGAGTGCCTGAGTCATTTAAAATGAAAACTCTTTCACTTTCTGAGGAGATGTAA
- a CDS encoding DUF523 domain-containing protein, translating to MNILVSACLLGVACRYDGKSKEVAKIVELLKSHTLIPVCPEQLGGLATPRTPSERKYDKVINKDGVDVTFEYEKGAEEALKIAKLYKCSLAILKEKSPSCGCGQIYDGSFTKNLISGNGTTTDLLLKNNIKVISENSDEVKNL from the coding sequence ATGAATATACTTGTCAGTGCTTGTTTACTTGGAGTAGCTTGTAGATATGATGGGAAGTCCAAAGAGGTAGCAAAAATAGTGGAGCTTTTAAAATCTCACACCTTGATACCTGTCTGTCCTGAACAGCTTGGAGGTCTTGCAACACCGAGAACTCCTTCTGAAAGAAAATATGATAAAGTTATCAATAAAGATGGAGTTGATGTCACTTTTGAATATGAAAAAGGAGCTGAAGAAGCTCTTAAAATAGCTAAACTATATAAATGTTCACTAGCTATTCTAAAAGAAAAAAGTCCCTCTTGTGGTTGTGGACAAATCTATGATGGTAGTTTTACAAAAAATTTGATATCTGGAAATGGTACCACAACTGATTTATTATTAAAAAACAATATAAAAGTTATCTCTGAAAATTCAGATGAAGTAAAAAATCTTTAA
- a CDS encoding toxin-antitoxin system YwqK family antitoxin, whose amino-acid sequence MKKNFLILLLFSLSVLSFSSTKTAFEAQLVEKQGVLYYKNSKTPFTGRVISKKDRNYYLNGKANGKWLTFYPNGNLKSIENWKNGKLFGRFVLYQENGTKVFETTYLNGKDNGAYLLFHKNGVLQIQGAFSNGVPKGTWKYYNNKGKLVGKAVYPDK is encoded by the coding sequence GTGAAAAAGAATTTTTTAATTTTATTACTCTTTAGTTTGAGTGTTCTCAGTTTCTCTTCTACAAAAACAGCATTTGAAGCTCAATTAGTAGAAAAACAAGGGGTATTATACTACAAAAATAGTAAAACTCCCTTTACTGGAAGAGTTATTTCAAAGAAAGATAGGAACTACTACTTAAATGGAAAAGCCAATGGAAAATGGCTAACATTTTACCCCAATGGAAATCTAAAATCTATTGAGAATTGGAAAAATGGAAAACTTTTTGGTAGATTCGTACTTTATCAAGAGAATGGAACTAAAGTTTTTGAAACAACCTATTTAAATGGAAAAGATAATGGGGCATACTTACTTTTTCATAAAAATGGAGTCTTACAAATTCAAGGTGCCTTTTCTAACGGTGTTCCAAAGGGAACTTGGAAATACTACAACAACAAAGGAAAGTTGGTTGGAAAAGCTGTGTACCCTGATAAATAG
- a CDS encoding DUF4325 domain-containing protein has protein sequence MKLILSKILNTSVLVSPKKALQLYKIIVERIKNGKNVNIDFLGIQATTLSFLYIVFSNVAKECEKNSKELKQLISISNASHNLIEEMKYLRDNYKQLSLKFSALEYSYS, from the coding sequence ATGAAGCTCATATTAAGTAAAATTTTAAATACTTCTGTCTTAGTTTCTCCTAAGAAAGCATTACAATTATATAAGATAATTGTAGAAAGAATAAAGAATGGAAAAAATGTAAATATAGATTTTTTAGGAATACAAGCTACTACACTATCTTTTTTATATATTGTTTTCAGTAATGTAGCAAAAGAGTGTGAAAAAAATTCTAAAGAATTAAAACAATTAATTTCAATTTCTAATGCATCACACAATTTAATTGAAGAGATGAAATATCTTAGAGATAACTATAAACAACTTAGTTTAAAATTCTCTGCACTTGAATATAGCTACTCTTAA
- the nrdG gene encoding anaerobic ribonucleoside-triphosphate reductase activating protein, whose protein sequence is MNYSGIKYSDMINGKGIRVSLFVSGCTHRCKGCFNKDTWEPDYGKPFTQKEEDEIFLYFEKYGKTARGLSLLGGDPTYHMNVEPLTELLQKFKKRFPDKDVWMWSGFTWEQLQEDPKRLALISLCDVLVDGRFILEQKDLNQKWKGSRNQRVIDVQKSILEKRIVEYT, encoded by the coding sequence ATGAATTATTCTGGAATAAAATACTCAGATATGATAAATGGAAAAGGGATAAGAGTTAGTCTATTTGTGAGTGGCTGTACTCACAGATGCAAGGGATGCTTTAACAAAGATACTTGGGAACCAGACTATGGAAAACCATTTACTCAAAAAGAAGAGGATGAGATATTTTTATATTTTGAAAAATATGGAAAAACAGCAAGGGGATTATCACTTTTAGGTGGAGATCCAACTTATCATATGAATGTAGAGCCATTGACAGAGCTTTTGCAAAAATTTAAAAAGAGATTTCCAGATAAAGATGTCTGGATGTGGAGTGGTTTTACTTGGGAACAGTTACAAGAGGATCCTAAAAGATTAGCACTAATATCACTTTGTGATGTCCTTGTGGATGGAAGATTTATCCTTGAGCAAAAGGACTTAAATCAGAAGTGGAAGGGAAGTAGAAATCAGAGAGTAATAGATGTCCAGAAAAGCATTTTAGAGAAAAGAATAGTTGAGTATACATAA
- the nrdD gene encoding anaerobic ribonucleoside-triphosphate reductase: protein MKEVIKRDGTVVDFDKNRIVRAMTMAFKQSSGTVNEELVEKIATQIQNLDNKRMHVEDIQDIVVKKLMASSEKDIAIAYQSYRAIKTEIRNKEKGIYKNISELVDASNEDILSENANKDAKTISVQRDLLAGISSKDYYLNKVLPKHLKKAHETGEIHIHDLDYLLFKETNCELVHIERMLKGGCNIGNAKMLEPNSVDVAVGHIVQIIASVSSNTYGGCSIPYLDRALVPYIKKSFKKHFTKGLKYVERVSEEISKEVLEKGNIEYSNMELKEKYPLAYEYSCDLTRESVKQAMQGLEYEINSLSTVNGQTPFTTIGIGTETSWEGKLVQEFVFRTRMDGFGAKKETAIFPKIVFAMCEGLNLDEGDPNWDIAKLGFECMTKSVYPDILFITKEQLEKGTVVYPMGCRAFLSPWFNEKGEEIYSGRFNIGATTINLPRIAIKNKGDEAGFYKELDRVMEMCKENSVFRAHYLEKTQAEMAPILWLSGALAEKQPKETIQDLIWGGYATVSIGYIGLSEVSQLLYGEDFAYSDEIYEKTFNILKYISEKVDQFKKETNLGFALYGTPSESLCDRFARIDKEEFGDIEGITDKGYYDNSFHVSSHININPFEKLRLEALGHKYSRGGHISYIETDSLKNNLEAIHGILKYAKEVGIHYMGINQPVDKCHVCGFKGEFLATERGFECPQCGNHENDKMSVIRRVCGYLSQPNARPFNKGKQKEIISRVKHN, encoded by the coding sequence ATGAAAGAAGTTATAAAAAGAGACGGAACTGTTGTAGATTTTGATAAAAATAGAATTGTAAGAGCTATGACAATGGCTTTTAAACAGAGTTCTGGAACAGTTAATGAGGAACTTGTAGAGAAGATTGCAACACAGATTCAGAATTTGGATAATAAGAGAATGCATGTTGAGGATATACAAGATATAGTTGTAAAAAAATTAATGGCTTCTAGTGAGAAGGATATAGCTATAGCTTACCAAAGTTATAGAGCTATAAAGACAGAGATAAGAAATAAAGAAAAAGGAATATATAAAAATATTTCTGAATTAGTAGATGCCTCAAATGAAGATATTTTAAGTGAGAATGCAAATAAAGATGCAAAAACAATCTCTGTACAGAGAGATCTTTTAGCAGGGATATCATCAAAGGATTACTATTTAAATAAAGTTTTACCTAAACATTTAAAGAAAGCACATGAAACAGGTGAGATCCATATTCATGATTTGGATTATCTTTTGTTTAAAGAGACAAACTGTGAGCTTGTTCATATAGAGAGAATGTTAAAAGGTGGATGTAATATTGGAAATGCTAAGATGTTAGAGCCAAACTCTGTAGATGTAGCAGTAGGACACATAGTTCAAATTATAGCTTCTGTATCATCAAATACTTATGGAGGGTGTTCAATCCCATATTTAGATAGAGCCCTAGTTCCATATATTAAGAAAAGCTTTAAAAAGCATTTTACAAAAGGTTTAAAATATGTGGAGAGAGTTAGTGAAGAGATTTCTAAAGAGGTTTTAGAAAAGGGAAATATAGAGTATTCTAATATGGAGCTAAAGGAGAAATATCCACTAGCTTATGAGTATAGCTGTGATTTGACTAGAGAGTCTGTAAAGCAAGCTATGCAAGGATTAGAGTATGAGATCAACTCTCTATCAACTGTAAATGGTCAGACACCTTTTACAACAATAGGAATAGGAACAGAGACTTCTTGGGAGGGTAAACTTGTTCAAGAGTTTGTATTTAGAACTAGAATGGATGGGTTTGGAGCTAAAAAAGAGACAGCTATATTCCCAAAAATAGTTTTTGCAATGTGTGAAGGATTAAACTTAGATGAGGGAGATCCTAACTGGGATATTGCAAAACTTGGATTTGAATGTATGACAAAATCTGTATATCCAGATATTTTATTCATTACAAAGGAGCAATTAGAAAAGGGAACAGTAGTTTATCCTATGGGGTGTAGAGCCTTCTTATCACCTTGGTTTAATGAAAAAGGAGAGGAGATATATTCAGGAAGATTTAATATAGGAGCAACTACAATAAACCTACCTAGAATAGCTATAAAAAATAAGGGAGATGAAGCTGGATTCTATAAAGAGCTAGATAGAGTTATGGAGATGTGTAAAGAAAACTCAGTATTCAGAGCTCACTATTTAGAGAAAACTCAAGCAGAGATGGCACCTATTCTATGGTTATCAGGAGCTTTAGCAGAAAAACAACCTAAGGAAACAATCCAAGATCTTATTTGGGGAGGATATGCTACAGTTTCAATAGGTTATATAGGACTTAGTGAAGTTTCTCAATTACTTTATGGAGAGGATTTTGCATATAGTGATGAGATTTATGAAAAAACATTTAATATTTTAAAATATATTTCAGAAAAAGTGGATCAGTTCAAAAAAGAGACTAATTTAGGATTTGCTCTATATGGAACACCTTCTGAATCTCTTTGTGATAGATTTGCAAGAATAGATAAAGAGGAGTTTGGAGATATAGAGGGAATAACAGATAAGGGTTACTATGACAACTCTTTCCACGTATCTTCTCATATAAATATCAATCCATTTGAAAAATTGAGATTGGAAGCTCTAGGGCATAAATACTCAAGAGGTGGGCATATAAGTTATATAGAGACAGACTCTTTAAAAAATAACCTTGAAGCAATACATGGAATTTTAAAATATGCTAAAGAGGTGGGAATTCACTATATGGGAATCAACCAGCCTGTAGATAAATGCCATGTTTGTGGATTTAAAGGAGAGTTCTTAGCAACTGAAAGAGGATTTGAGTGTCCACAATGTGGGAATCATGAAAATGATAAGATGAGTGTAATTAGAAGAGTGTGTGGATATTTGAGTCAGCCAAACGCAAGACCTTTCAACAAAGGAAAACAGAAAGAGATAATAAGTAGAGTAAAACATAACTAG
- a CDS encoding WYL domain-containing protein, which produces MKKIRVTVPEDIWRLMKNDTEEFGINNNKLCNYILERFKYSKKMEVEKLLESQGRPLKKIIQFDLNVSNREIYYDVLRANEVDVEAEYFRELFELYTSKFKYQREIFIFEDRVKSILEAIKEKKKLKIKYMKSVVSVEPYFIKREERGDENFLFCYNEEKKEYANYKLKELEIISILDEKIKGKDKKYIENMRKNFDPFLGNGNIVKVRLSEEGESLLKSLTNYRPKLVKKDGDIYWFEVANENAKLYFRQFSKEAEILEPKQLREEIRKEYLEILALYNEK; this is translated from the coding sequence ATGAAGAAGATTAGAGTGACTGTTCCAGAGGATATATGGCGTCTTATGAAGAATGATACTGAGGAGTTTGGTATAAATAATAACAAGTTGTGTAACTATATTCTGGAGAGATTTAAATATAGTAAGAAAATGGAAGTAGAAAAACTTTTAGAATCTCAAGGGCGTCCATTGAAAAAGATAATACAATTTGATTTAAATGTTTCAAATAGAGAGATATACTATGATGTTTTAAGGGCTAATGAAGTGGATGTAGAAGCTGAATACTTCAGAGAGCTGTTTGAATTATATACCTCAAAATTTAAGTATCAGAGAGAGATATTTATATTTGAAGATAGAGTAAAGAGCATTTTAGAAGCTATCAAAGAGAAAAAAAAGCTAAAAATTAAATATATGAAAAGTGTTGTTAGTGTAGAGCCTTATTTTATAAAACGGGAGGAGAGAGGGGATGAAAACTTTCTGTTCTGTTATAATGAAGAGAAGAAGGAGTATGCTAACTATAAATTGAAAGAGCTTGAGATCATATCTATACTTGATGAAAAAATTAAAGGTAAAGATAAAAAATATATAGAGAATATGAGAAAGAACTTTGACCCATTTTTAGGAAATGGGAATATAGTAAAAGTTAGACTGAGTGAAGAGGGGGAGAGTCTTTTAAAAAGCTTGACTAACTATAGACCAAAACTTGTAAAAAAAGATGGAGATATCTATTGGTTTGAGGTAGCTAATGAGAATGCAAAGCTTTACTTTAGACAGTTTTCTAAGGAAGCTGAGATATTAGAACCAAAGCAGTTACGTGAAGAGATAAGAAAAGAGTATTTAGAAATTTTAGCACTATATAATGAAAAATAA
- a CDS encoding sensor domain-containing diguanylate cyclase: MKGIIRKNRNFIIVILLALLGNVLSFYSFRGKIKEEEIKYFKLNLKNYAKHKVLDTKLIIDDMINDLENIGKLVSEYGEFDTPEIIKMLQFSKELTYYDFIGVTDENGNACDNLGNKVNIADRSYFKKSIKGEVGLSGVISSKVENGKYVQIISYPIYSKKIKNKIIGVVYGVFHFKTIEKISNIKLENDENNKTYILDTSGTYINKFQNNDTDINFWQYLKEAKVNDKKIERIKNKFLSKKEGEFRYKKDGITYYGYYTPLREMKGYLVSESGDSLMKERVTLINELALTDEIVTIICFIVMLICVYLYNRRTTEDIKEAQKKADENIDILCTAAEHSNHMVFTYDNFYKEITLKTNFLTPLFDKKVIKAVPQSFIDKGIVAKESQDSLNDLFLNNYRRKNSEADIKVVVDGIESWYNILLLNTYDNYNRILTTIGIVANITEAKKKEKEIKRKLEVYDKLVENSLLYAKVDLKDNQVIEINGEETQLNLDRFLQDNILKNVKDEHLLFVLDKISVKNLNKVFLDQKELYEIEFLYKTNDIYKWVSCIIYKINIQDSLKVLFVINDIDSKKHQEIELKNRAEKDGLTGIYNATTLKNKINKILISNRENEIKQVFVLLDLDNYKRLNDTLGHWCGDQVLIEVATMLRSKFRASDIIGRLGGDEFVLLLTNITSYFDAERLIEDLRSSLEKTYTNETKEVKITASIGVAVAPDDGFTFEELYKKADKALYQAKKMGKNSYFRYRDGN, translated from the coding sequence ATGAAGGGGATTATAAGAAAAAATAGAAATTTTATCATTGTTATTTTATTAGCATTATTGGGGAATGTTTTATCTTTTTACTCATTTAGAGGAAAAATAAAAGAGGAAGAGATAAAGTATTTCAAACTAAATTTAAAAAATTATGCAAAACACAAGGTATTAGACACTAAATTAATAATTGATGATATGATTAATGATTTAGAAAATATAGGTAAATTAGTAAGCGAGTACGGGGAGTTTGATACTCCAGAGATAATAAAGATGCTTCAATTTTCTAAAGAGTTAACTTATTATGATTTTATAGGTGTAACAGATGAAAATGGAAATGCTTGTGATAATTTGGGAAATAAGGTTAATATAGCAGATAGAAGTTATTTTAAGAAATCAATTAAGGGAGAGGTCGGACTTTCAGGAGTTATTTCATCTAAAGTTGAAAATGGAAAATATGTTCAAATTATCTCCTATCCAATCTATTCTAAAAAAATAAAAAATAAGATAATTGGAGTGGTATATGGAGTTTTTCATTTTAAGACTATTGAAAAAATATCTAATATTAAATTAGAAAATGATGAAAATAATAAAACTTATATCTTAGATACTTCTGGAACATATATAAACAAATTTCAAAATAATGATACTGACATAAATTTTTGGCAATACTTAAAAGAAGCTAAAGTTAATGATAAAAAAATAGAGCGTATAAAAAATAAATTTTTAAGTAAAAAAGAGGGAGAATTTAGATATAAAAAAGATGGTATAACTTACTATGGGTACTATACACCATTGAGAGAGATGAAGGGATATCTTGTCTCTGAAAGTGGAGACTCTTTGATGAAAGAGAGAGTTACTTTAATAAATGAGTTAGCTTTGACAGATGAGATAGTGACAATAATCTGTTTTATAGTTATGTTGATCTGTGTTTATCTATATAATAGAAGAACTACCGAGGATATAAAAGAAGCACAAAAAAAAGCAGATGAAAATATAGATATTTTATGTACAGCAGCTGAGCACTCTAATCATATGGTATTTACATATGATAATTTCTATAAAGAGATTACATTAAAAACTAATTTTTTAACTCCTCTCTTTGATAAAAAAGTTATAAAAGCAGTACCTCAAAGCTTTATAGATAAAGGAATTGTAGCTAAAGAGAGTCAAGATAGTTTAAATGATCTATTTTTAAATAACTATAGAAGAAAAAATAGTGAAGCTGATATAAAAGTTGTTGTTGATGGAATAGAGAGTTGGTACAACATTCTTTTATTAAATACATATGATAATTACAACAGAATACTAACTACTATTGGAATAGTAGCTAATATTACTGAAGCTAAAAAGAAAGAGAAAGAGATTAAGAGAAAATTAGAAGTTTATGATAAATTAGTAGAAAACTCACTACTCTATGCAAAAGTAGATTTAAAAGATAACCAAGTGATAGAAATCAATGGTGAAGAGACTCAATTGAATTTAGATAGATTTTTACAAGATAATATTTTAAAAAATGTAAAGGATGAGCACCTTTTATTTGTTTTAGATAAGATTTCAGTAAAAAATCTGAATAAAGTATTTCTTGATCAAAAAGAGCTGTATGAGATAGAGTTTTTATATAAGACTAATGATATATATAAATGGGTATCTTGTATAATTTATAAGATAAATATTCAAGATAGTTTAAAAGTTTTATTTGTTATTAATGACATAGATAGTAAAAAACATCAAGAGATTGAACTAAAAAATAGAGCAGAAAAAGATGGATTAACAGGAATATACAATGCTACAACATTAAAAAATAAGATAAATAAAATACTTATTAGTAATAGAGAAAATGAGATAAAACAGGTATTTGTTTTATTAGATTTAGATAACTATAAGAGATTAAATGATACCCTAGGACACTGGTGTGGAGATCAGGTTTTAATAGAAGTTGCTACAATGTTGAGGAGTAAGTTCAGAGCTAGTGATATTATAGGAAGACTTGGTGGAGATGAGTTTGTACTTCTTTTGACAAATATAACTTCATATTTTGATGCAGAGAGATTGATAGAGGATTTAAGAAGTTCTTTAGAAAAAACTTATACCAATGAAACAAAAGAGGTTAAAATAACAGCTTCGATAGGAGTAGCTGTAGCACCAGATGATGGATTTACATTTGAAGAGTTATATAAGAAAGCTGATAAAGCTCTATATCAAGCTAAAAAAATGGGTAAAAATAGTTATTTTAGATATAGAGATGGGAATTAA
- a CDS encoding fimbria/pilus periplasmic chaperone yields MKKFLYIILFIINIAIAYSLNFSVVPTRYEVELTKVSTNEIYITNNTTEPMRLEAYIEGDKRFGENYNLNDDIVIFPKKIFIKAGGRQTVRFRVKPNSKYIDGEYKSYVVFKEVPYEIKNEDKSSRLTNVNLITEIGVPIYGTKGESLIKNKIDKIDIKRGQKSILVKINLENIGNTSSKFSYEIVSRRSIDGLKGKLGMSAREGKSLIETEVPIPKELYNQKIKFLIKDQNDKVYYSNTI; encoded by the coding sequence ATGAAGAAATTTTTATATATAATTTTATTTATTATCAATATAGCAATAGCCTACTCTTTAAATTTTTCAGTAGTTCCAACTAGATATGAAGTGGAATTGACAAAAGTAAGTACCAATGAGATATATATAACTAATAATACAACTGAACCAATGAGATTAGAAGCTTATATAGAAGGAGATAAGAGGTTTGGTGAAAACTATAATCTAAATGATGATATAGTTATATTCCCTAAAAAAATCTTTATAAAAGCAGGGGGAAGACAGACTGTACGTTTTAGAGTAAAACCAAATTCTAAGTATATAGATGGTGAATACAAAAGTTATGTTGTATTTAAAGAGGTACCTTATGAAATAAAAAATGAGGATAAAAGCAGTAGATTGACAAATGTTAACCTAATAACAGAGATAGGAGTTCCAATATATGGAACTAAGGGAGAGAGTCTTATCAAAAATAAGATAGATAAAATAGATATTAAGAGAGGACAGAAAAGTATTTTAGTAAAAATAAATTTGGAAAATATAGGTAATACCTCTTCAAAATTTTCCTATGAAATAGTTTCAAGGAGATCAATAGATGGATTAAAAGGAAAGTTAGGAATGTCTGCAAGAGAGGGAAAATCTCTTATAGAAACAGAAGTACCAATCCCTAAAGAACTATATAATCAAAAAATTAAATTTTTAATAAAAGATCAAAATGATAAAGTTTATTATAGTAATACAATTTAA